The Sinorhizobium fredii USDA 257 region GCCAGACGCACCTGAAGATTGTGGCCGAAAACCTTGAGCAGGATGGTCTTTTCGACGACGCAGGTGCGCTCCGCGAGATCGGCGCGGCCGTAACGAAGGAGACGATCCGAGTTGTTGCCGAATTCATCGTCTCCCTCGAACGGAAGATCAGCGCTTTTCCGCCCGAAATGCGCCGGGCTTACGAGGACGGCCTCTTGTGCTTCTTCTATTTTCTCTACCAGCTCATCGCCGATGAGAAGCGCCCGGAACTCACGCATGAGTTTCTGACGCGGACTGGTAAGTGGCAGCTCATCCGACGCCGTGAAAGGTACGGCCTGCTTGCCGGAGCTCGTGCACCCTGGTGCAGCCGTATTTCGTTGGCAGCCACCGAGCGGGTGGATGCGCTGGCGCGTTACCTGGAGTCCGTGCCGGCCGCCAGCGTCCTTCCGCAGCAGGGTGCTCTCTGAAATGGCGCGCGACGGTCATCAAGAAGGAAGGAATCTTGGAGCGGTCGAGCAACGCGTTGCTGCCGCTGCATGCGCAACCGGACAGCGGCCGTTTGCGACTTTCATCGTCTGCACACGCGATCGGCTACGGGCGCTCGCGGCCTGCATCCGGTCGATCGAGGCGGCGTGCAACGCCTGTGTCAGGATCACAAGTGAGCTCGTCGTGGTCGACAATGGCTCGACAGACGGCACGCCGGCCGAGTTGCGCCGCATCGCCGCAGCGTCGAAGATGAAAATCACCGTTGTCACCGAGCCACGCCCCGGCCTCGCTACTGCGCGCAACGCAGGGATGGAACGGGCACGCGGGCGGATCCTCGTCTTCGTCGACGACGATTGCGAAATCGAGCCGACCTATCTCATCGATCTGCAACGACACTACGCGAACGGCGAGCAGCGCGTCATCCGAGGCGGTCGCGTCGAGCTTGGCAAGTCCTGCGACCAGCCCTTCACAATCAAACGGTCGAAGATACCTGCGCGGCTGAGCCGCGATGTGCACCCCGGCGGCTTTGTACTCGGCTGCAACATGACGATGCACCGCGAGGTCGCCGACCTCGTCGGCCGCTTTGACGAGCGCTTCGGCGCCGGCGCACCGCTGCACTCCGCCGAGGACACCGACTATCTGGTTCGTGCCTTTCAGCTCGGAATCCCCGTGGAATATGTCCCGGACATGACGGTTTTTCATCACCACGGCCGAACGTCCCGTGCAGCAATCGAGCGGCTCCACCGCAACTACAGCCTGGGCAATGGAGCGCTTTGCGTAAAACACCTCTTCAAGGCGCCATGGCTCCTGCGACATTTTTGTTGGACAGTCAGGTCGGCCTGTGGCCAGGCCTTCGGCGGCGCCCGGTTCGATCCTGAGCTGCAACTGTCCCACTGGCCGATCGTGTCGATGAACCTATGGGGGGCTGCAAAGTTCGCGTACCTGGTCATGGCAAGACGGGGCGCGCCGACCGAGGTGCAGCCGATCAGCGAGGCGACGCCTGGCTGGGAGCGCAGCCGATGATTTTGCGGTTCCTCATGCCAAGCTTGCAGCTGCTCCGTGACGCCCTCGGGCGGCACGTGCGCCTGCTTCCATTTGTCGTCGTTCTGGGGCTCGCCAGTGCAGCGCTTGAAGGTGCCGGCATCGGCCTCATCATCCCGATGCTTGGGATCATCGCCGACAACGACGGATCGACCGGGCTGAGCGGCATCTCGGCGGTCTTCGAGGAGGTGGGCGCGGGCCTGGACAAAGGCGACAGACTGCTAGCACTCGCGGTCGCGATCCTGGCGCTGATCGTTCTCAAGAACGTGCTTGCCTTCGCAAACACCGTGCTCACCAACTTCATCTACGGAAAGGCGAGCCATTCCGTCCGCAGCGCGCTGGCCAATCAGCTCTTGAGGATAGGCTATCCGTTCTTCCTGCAGCAGAACCCCGGCCGGCTGCTCAATATCATTTCGAACGAATCCTGGCGGGCCTCCGACGCGATACAGACAGTGCTTGGGGCAATGGTGAATGCGTCTGCCGCGGTGATCCTCTTGGCTTTCCTGTTGCTTCTGTCGTGGCAGATGACGCTTTTCGTGGCGCTCGGTCTCGTCATTGTCCAGGTGGCGCATGCGGCGCTATCGGCCACTCTCAAGGGCCCCAGCCGCAACGTGACGTCCTTCAACAGCGATCTTGCGGCGCGGATGCTGCATCTCGTTCATGCGGGGCGACTGATCCGCGTATTCGGGCAGGAAAGCCGTGAAAAGGCGGCATTCGATTCCGCTTCTGATTCCGTGCGCCACGCGGGCTTCGTGCTGCAAACCCGACAGGGCGTCCTGCCGCCGCTCACGGAAGCGCTGCATTCCGCCTTGTTCCTGGCGGCGGTCGTCAGCGCCTGGTTCGTCGGCGTGAGCTTTCCAGTGATCGTCGCCTTCGTCGTGCTGCTCTATCGTCTGCAACCGCATGTGCGTGCCCTGCAAATGTCCTGGAGCCAGATCCAGGGCTGGAGCGGGTCGCTGGAAGAGGTACGGTGGCTGCTGGATTCGTCGGACAAGCCAAAACCGCCATCGGGGAGCGCGCCGATCGAGGGCCTCGACGAGGGGATCGTATTCAGTGACGTGACCTTCCGATATCCGGCCTCCGGCTCTCGTGCCGTCGTGCTGCGTTCGGCGAGCTTCGATATTCGCAGCGGTTGCTCGACGGCGATCATCGGGCGGTCGGGTGCGGGCAAGAGCACCATCGTCAACCTCCTGTGCCGGTTCGTGGAGCCGGATGAAGGTCGCATTCTCATCGATGGGGTGCCCCTCGAGCAGATCGATCCTGCTCAGTGGCGGCGCCAGATCGCTGTTGCGAGCCAGGACCTGGAGCTCGTGGATGGCACCATATTCGAGAACATCACCTACGGCCAAAGCGCCACGCTTGCCGAAGTCGAGCGCGCGGCGAGGCTCGCCGAGGCGCACAGCTTCATCGAAAAGCTACCCGAAGGCTACCAGACGGTGGTCGGCTACCGCGGGGCGAGCCTCTCTGCCGGGCAGCGCCAGCGCATCGCGCTCGCCAGAGCGCTGGTGCGCGATCCGGCGATCCTCATTCTAGACGAGGCCACGAACGCCGTGGACGGCCTCTCGGAAGCGGCGATTGTCGAGACGCTCAAGTTGCGGGTCGGGCGGCGCACGACGATCGTCATCAGCCACCACAGGAGCACAATCTCGTTCTGCGATGACGTCGTGGTGCTTGGCGGCGGGCGGGTCAAAAGCCGGGCCTCGCTCGCCGATGTGGCTTCGCTCAGCATGGACCAGCTCTACGAGTATGAAACGCAGATGGAGAGGCAGGGCTAGAAAAAAGAGGCCGCGCGCCCTTGTCCGGATGCGCGGCCTTGTCTCCCTGGCGTCGGAACGGCGCCGTCAGCCCACCTTGGCATAGCGCTTGGCCATTTCCGGCAGCCTCAGCACCCGGATCTTCGATGCCTGGCCGGCCGCATGGAAAGCCTCGAAGCGCTCCTTGCAGACCTCGGTCATACGGGCGATGGCCGGCTTCAGGTAGTTGCGCGGATCGAAATTGTCCGGATGTTCGATGTGGTGCTTGCGGATCTCGCCAGTAAAGGCGAGCCGTAGGTCCGTATCTATATTGACCTTGCGAACGCCGAGCGGGATGGCCTTCTGGATTTCCGAGACCGGCACGCCCCAGGTCTTCTTCATTTTGCCGCCATAGGCGTTGAAGAGTTCCTGGAGGTGCGCCGGCACGGACGACGATCCGTGCATGACGAGGTGCGTATTGGGCAGCCGCTTGTTGATCTTGGCGATCGTCTCGATCGACAGGATCTCGCCGTCCGGCTCGCGCGTGAACTTGTAGGCGCCGTGGCTCGTGCCGATCGCCACAGCCAGCGCATCGACGCCGGTCCTGGAGACGAAGTCGAGGGCCTGGTCGGGGTCGGTCAGCAATTCCTCTCGCGACAGCTTGCCCTCGAAGCCGTGACCGTCTTCCTTGTCGCCGGCGCCGGTTTCCAAGTTGCCGAGGCAACCAAGCTCGCCTTCGACCGAAACGCCGGCGGCGTGGGCGATCTTCACGACTTCAGCGGTGACCGCCACATTGTACTCGTAGCTCGCGACGGTCTTGCCGTCCTTTTCCAGCGAACCGTCCATCATCACCGAGGTGAATCCGTTGGTGATCGCCGAAATGCAGGTCGACGGCTGGTCGCCATGGTCGAGATGCAGACAGACCGGGATGTGGGGAAATTCTTCCGCCGCGCCGAGGATCAGGTGGCGCAGGAAGGCGTCGCCCGCATAGGCGCGCGCGCCGCGGCTTGCCTGCAGGATCACCGGCGAGTCGGTCGCGTCGGCGGCGCGCATGACCGCCTGGATGTATTCGAGATTGTTCACATTGAAGGCCGGCAGCGCATAGTCGTTCTCCGCCGCATGGTCGAGCAGTTGCCGCAATGTGATCAATGCCATTCGAATTCTCCCTGATGCTGGTGCGCCTCACTCCAGGCGCCACGAATTGAAGCGGACAAATTCGCCGCCGAAGCAACGGGCCGTCCGCCGGCGATGCGGAGGGCACATGAGCGCGCTCCGATACCTCCGGAACCGGCACCCCGGACCCAAGTCAAACGCACAATAATTGATGCAGACCTTTTGGCAACCTGGCCAAAGCGCGGCGCGGGCACTTGATTGACGTGCGTCAGGGGATTTTGCTGTGGATGAAAAAGTGCCCTGCCAAAAATCACTACATTCGCTTTCTGGTTGGTGGTCGCCGCCCTTGCGCGAGGCAGGAATGACGCGGGCCTTTGGTGTCTGTCGGGTGCTTGGCGTCTCGGGATGATTTTCCCGGTTCGCGCGCTCCTCGATAGCGAGCATATCAGCTGCTCGCAAAAACATTGCGAAAGAGGCGGAAAATTTTTCTGCATATTACGTAAAGTGCCGCTTCAACTCATGAAGTTTGCAAGACAGTCTTCTAGCGCCGATGG contains the following coding sequences:
- the fba gene encoding class II fructose-bisphosphate aldolase (catalyzes the reversible aldol condensation of dihydroxyacetonephosphate and glyceraldehyde 3-phosphate in the Calvin cycle, glycolysis, and/or gluconeogenesis), whose product is MALITLRQLLDHAAENDYALPAFNVNNLEYIQAVMRAADATDSPVILQASRGARAYAGDAFLRHLILGAAEEFPHIPVCLHLDHGDQPSTCISAITNGFTSVMMDGSLEKDGKTVASYEYNVAVTAEVVKIAHAAGVSVEGELGCLGNLETGAGDKEDGHGFEGKLSREELLTDPDQALDFVSRTGVDALAVAIGTSHGAYKFTREPDGEILSIETIAKINKRLPNTHLVMHGSSSVPAHLQELFNAYGGKMKKTWGVPVSEIQKAIPLGVRKVNIDTDLRLAFTGEIRKHHIEHPDNFDPRNYLKPAIARMTEVCKERFEAFHAAGQASKIRVLRLPEMAKRYAKVG
- a CDS encoding glycosyltransferase family 2 protein produces the protein MARDGHQEGRNLGAVEQRVAAAACATGQRPFATFIVCTRDRLRALAACIRSIEAACNACVRITSELVVVDNGSTDGTPAELRRIAAASKMKITVVTEPRPGLATARNAGMERARGRILVFVDDDCEIEPTYLIDLQRHYANGEQRVIRGGRVELGKSCDQPFTIKRSKIPARLSRDVHPGGFVLGCNMTMHREVADLVGRFDERFGAGAPLHSAEDTDYLVRAFQLGIPVEYVPDMTVFHHHGRTSRAAIERLHRNYSLGNGALCVKHLFKAPWLLRHFCWTVRSACGQAFGGARFDPELQLSHWPIVSMNLWGAAKFAYLVMARRGAPTEVQPISEATPGWERSR
- a CDS encoding ABC transporter ATP-binding protein → MLRFLMPSLQLLRDALGRHVRLLPFVVVLGLASAALEGAGIGLIIPMLGIIADNDGSTGLSGISAVFEEVGAGLDKGDRLLALAVAILALIVLKNVLAFANTVLTNFIYGKASHSVRSALANQLLRIGYPFFLQQNPGRLLNIISNESWRASDAIQTVLGAMVNASAAVILLAFLLLLSWQMTLFVALGLVIVQVAHAALSATLKGPSRNVTSFNSDLAARMLHLVHAGRLIRVFGQESREKAAFDSASDSVRHAGFVLQTRQGVLPPLTEALHSALFLAAVVSAWFVGVSFPVIVAFVVLLYRLQPHVRALQMSWSQIQGWSGSLEEVRWLLDSSDKPKPPSGSAPIEGLDEGIVFSDVTFRYPASGSRAVVLRSASFDIRSGCSTAIIGRSGAGKSTIVNLLCRFVEPDEGRILIDGVPLEQIDPAQWRRQIAVASQDLELVDGTIFENITYGQSATLAEVERAARLAEAHSFIEKLPEGYQTVVGYRGASLSAGQRQRIALARALVRDPAILILDEATNAVDGLSEAAIVETLKLRVGRRTTIVISHHRSTISFCDDVVVLGGGRVKSRASLADVASLSMDQLYEYETQMERQG